A genomic stretch from Sinorhizobium terangae includes:
- a CDS encoding MlaD family protein — METKANYAIVGFFTVLVIAAAFGFVYWMSQYGRGGQMVDLIVNIPGSANGLSVGSPVRFNGINVGTVRNLAIDANDPRFSLAITEVSADAPVLKSTRATLEVQGLTGAAYIELSGGNKGDENILKTALENGTQARILADQSSVTSLLATADAILDRANSAIGDIQGFVTDVRGPLTTTIGNAERFSKALADNSGAIDDFLKSVGELSTTVSAASQKLDSTLAAADTLIKSVDPKKIDRIVSNVEQVSNDLKNASGGVSEMIASFRRTVETYQEVGRNAQQTLKRVDTLIESVDTQKVKLVVNDISAASADARQTVARISDFASKISARQEDIDQTITDFTQMSNKLNAASSRVDGILVKIDGFLGDANAPSLSAEARSTLEAFRKVADSLNAQIGPITENLRRFSNSGLRDVEALVTETRRTVQGLESTISNFDRNPQRLLFGGETVKQYDGRTRR, encoded by the coding sequence ATGGAAACCAAAGCAAATTATGCCATTGTTGGCTTCTTCACGGTGCTTGTCATCGCGGCCGCATTCGGATTCGTCTACTGGATGTCGCAGTATGGACGAGGCGGGCAGATGGTCGACCTGATCGTCAACATCCCGGGCTCGGCCAACGGACTTTCGGTCGGCTCGCCGGTGCGGTTCAACGGCATCAACGTCGGCACCGTCCGCAATCTCGCCATCGATGCCAACGATCCGCGCTTTTCGCTCGCGATCACCGAGGTTTCGGCTGACGCGCCCGTACTCAAATCCACCAGGGCTACCCTTGAGGTGCAGGGTTTGACCGGTGCGGCCTATATCGAGCTCAGTGGCGGCAACAAGGGCGACGAGAACATCCTGAAAACCGCCCTTGAAAACGGAACACAGGCGCGGATCCTCGCTGATCAGTCGAGCGTCACCAGCCTGCTGGCAACTGCAGACGCAATCCTCGACCGGGCAAACAGCGCCATTGGCGACATACAAGGCTTCGTCACGGACGTACGCGGCCCGCTCACCACGACGATCGGCAATGCCGAGCGCTTTTCCAAGGCGCTTGCCGACAATTCCGGCGCGATCGACGATTTCCTGAAGAGTGTCGGGGAACTCTCGACAACGGTCAGCGCCGCGTCCCAGAAACTCGACTCGACGCTTGCGGCCGCCGACACGTTGATCAAATCGGTTGACCCGAAGAAAATCGACCGCATCGTCAGCAATGTCGAACAGGTAAGCAATGACCTCAAGAACGCCTCCGGCGGAGTTTCCGAGATGATCGCCTCCTTCCGGCGGACCGTGGAGACCTATCAGGAGGTAGGCAGGAACGCCCAGCAGACACTGAAGCGCGTCGATACGCTGATCGAATCGGTCGATACCCAGAAGGTCAAACTGGTCGTCAACGACATCTCGGCCGCAAGTGCCGATGCCCGCCAGACCGTCGCGCGGATATCGGACTTCGCATCGAAGATCTCCGCACGGCAGGAGGATATCGACCAGACGATTACCGATTTCACGCAGATGTCGAACAAGCTGAACGCGGCATCGAGCCGGGTCGACGGCATTTTGGTGAAGATCGACGGCTTCCTGGGCGATGCCAACGCGCCGTCGCTTTCCGCCGAGGCGCGTTCGACGCTCGAGGCGTTCCGTAAGGTGGCCGATAGCCTCAATGCGCAGATCGGTCCGATCACCGAGAACCTGAGGCGTTTCTCGAATTCGGGACTGCGCGACGTGGAGGCTCTGGTCACCGAGACGCGCCGTACGGTACAGGGCCTGGAGAGTACGATTTCAAACTTCGATAGAAATCCGCAGAGGCTGCTTTTCGGGGGCGAAACGGTAAAGCAGTATGATGGCCGCACGCGGCGGTGA
- a CDS encoding ABC transporter ATP-binding protein, with translation MVQAVMETQPDNAVEQREAVLSVRDLTVGFGDNIVLDKLNLEVLRGEILGFVGASGTGKSVLMRTVLRLLPKRSGTIEILGAEYDKVSEADRIALDMRLGVLFQHGALFSALTVRENIQVPMREYLDLPQDLMDELARLKVELVGLAPEAADKYPSELSGGMIKRAALARALALDPDLVFLDEPTSGLDPIGAAEFDELIAKLRDTLGLTVYMVTHDLDSLFSVCDRIAVLGKKRVLVSGTIEDMLACEEPWVKSYFRGKRARSIVREHG, from the coding sequence ATGGTTCAGGCAGTCATGGAAACACAACCGGACAACGCGGTCGAACAGCGCGAAGCCGTGCTTTCCGTTCGCGACCTTACGGTCGGTTTCGGCGACAACATCGTTCTCGACAAGCTCAACCTCGAGGTGCTGCGCGGCGAGATCCTGGGCTTCGTCGGCGCTTCCGGTACGGGCAAGTCGGTACTGATGCGCACGGTGCTGAGACTCCTGCCGAAGCGTTCGGGTACGATCGAGATCCTTGGAGCCGAATACGACAAAGTGAGCGAGGCCGACCGCATCGCACTCGACATGCGGCTCGGCGTCCTTTTTCAACATGGCGCGCTCTTCTCCGCCTTGACGGTACGGGAGAATATTCAGGTGCCGATGCGCGAATATCTCGATCTGCCGCAGGACCTGATGGACGAGCTTGCGCGGCTCAAGGTCGAATTGGTGGGCCTCGCGCCTGAGGCCGCGGATAAGTATCCGTCCGAGCTGTCGGGCGGCATGATCAAGCGCGCAGCACTCGCGCGGGCGCTGGCGCTCGATCCGGATCTTGTCTTCCTCGACGAGCCGACCTCGGGCCTCGATCCGATCGGTGCTGCGGAGTTCGATGAGTTGATCGCCAAGTTGCGCGACACGCTTGGATTGACCGTATATATGGTGACTCACGATCTGGACAGCCTGTTCTCGGTCTGCGACCGGATTGCGGTTCTCGGAAAGAAGCGCGTTCTGGTTTCCGGCACGATCGAAGATATGCTTGCCTGTGAAGAGCCATGGGTGAAGTCCTATTTCCGGGGCAAACGAGCAAGGTCGATCGTTCGCGAGCATGGCTGA
- a CDS encoding ABC transporter permease: protein MTHSQSQIVADVTLDESAGVEGRRYVFSGNWRHETAEAMAAKLKKLGRPSGGRHEFDFSGVTAMDTAGAWIIRRFMNGIGGEAGADVHFASGGQRYVELVQALPEKLRLPERDTTRLPLFQRLFAPIGELTVSIWTDTVAAMFILGSAVRGAQLKLGRHAGVSPAAIVHQIDRMGVMAVPIITLMSFLIGAIIAQQGAFQLRSFGAEIFVVDLVGILQLREIGVLLTAIMIAGRSGSAITAEIGSMKMREEVDALKVMGLSPVGVLVFPRLVALTIALPLLTIIANFAALAGAALVAWSYSGITFATFLSRLQEAVDFSSVAAGMIKAPFMALIIGVVAAVEGLKVGGSAESLGRRVTSSVVKSIFVVILIDGLFAMFYAAIDF, encoded by the coding sequence GTGACGCATTCCCAATCCCAGATCGTTGCAGATGTCACGCTCGACGAGAGTGCCGGCGTAGAGGGCCGCCGCTATGTTTTCAGCGGCAACTGGCGGCATGAGACAGCCGAGGCGATGGCCGCGAAGCTGAAGAAGCTTGGTCGCCCCTCGGGCGGACGGCATGAGTTCGATTTTTCCGGCGTCACGGCGATGGATACGGCGGGCGCCTGGATCATCCGCCGCTTCATGAACGGCATTGGCGGCGAGGCGGGCGCGGATGTGCATTTCGCGAGCGGCGGCCAGCGTTATGTCGAACTCGTGCAGGCACTTCCGGAAAAGTTGCGCTTGCCGGAACGCGACACCACGAGACTTCCGCTTTTCCAGCGGCTGTTTGCGCCGATCGGCGAGTTAACCGTGTCCATATGGACCGACACGGTCGCCGCGATGTTCATTCTCGGCTCGGCCGTGCGCGGCGCCCAGTTGAAGCTCGGGCGTCATGCGGGGGTTTCTCCAGCCGCGATCGTGCACCAGATCGACCGCATGGGCGTCATGGCGGTGCCGATCATCACCCTCATGTCGTTTTTGATCGGCGCCATCATTGCGCAGCAGGGAGCATTCCAACTCCGATCGTTCGGCGCCGAGATCTTCGTCGTCGACCTTGTCGGCATTCTGCAGTTGCGCGAAATCGGCGTGCTCTTGACCGCGATCATGATTGCCGGCCGATCCGGCAGTGCGATCACCGCCGAGATCGGTTCGATGAAGATGCGCGAAGAGGTAGACGCGCTGAAGGTCATGGGCTTGAGCCCCGTCGGCGTTCTTGTCTTTCCGCGCCTGGTGGCGTTGACGATCGCGCTGCCACTTCTGACGATCATCGCGAACTTCGCGGCGCTCGCCGGTGCGGCCCTCGTCGCGTGGAGTTATTCGGGCATCACGTTCGCGACGTTCCTGTCGCGGCTGCAGGAAGCCGTCGACTTCTCGTCGGTGGCCGCGGGCATGATCAAGGCGCCGTTCATGGCGCTGATCATCGGCGTCGTTGCCGCCGTCGAAGGACTCAAGGTCGGCGGGAGCGCCGAGTCACTCGGACGTCGCGTGACCTCATCGGTCGTCAAATCGATCTTCGTCGTCATCCTTATCGACGGATTATTTGCCATGTTCTATGCGGCAATCGACTTCTGA
- the dgcA gene encoding N-acetyl-D-Glu racemase DgcA, translating into MPLSLTATVQHFPIAGAFTISRGSKTTASVVTCQISDGKVTGWGECVPYARYGESLESVLAAIEAVRSSIEAGLTRADLQKAMSPGAARNAVDCALWDLEAKKSGKRVHELVGTTAPGALTTAYTISLGDPEQMMVQAQKYSHRALLKVKVGTADDASRIRAVRQGAPESKIILDANEGWTEDNLAVHFAACAENGISLIEQPLPAGRDQALASIAHPVPVCADESVHGTDDLKGLAGRYDAVNIKLDKTGGLTEALRMRAAAEALGLKIMVGCMVGSSLAMAPAILVAQGVDFVDLDGPLLLAEDRKPGLRYEASLVFPPETSLWG; encoded by the coding sequence ATGCCACTTTCGCTTACCGCCACCGTCCAACACTTTCCGATCGCCGGCGCCTTCACGATTTCCCGTGGCTCGAAGACGACGGCGAGCGTCGTTACCTGCCAGATCAGCGACGGCAAGGTGACCGGCTGGGGAGAATGCGTACCCTATGCCCGGTACGGCGAGTCGCTCGAATCGGTTCTGGCTGCAATAGAAGCCGTGCGCTCGTCGATCGAAGCCGGCTTGACGCGCGCTGATCTGCAGAAGGCGATGTCGCCTGGCGCGGCCCGCAATGCCGTAGATTGCGCCCTCTGGGACCTGGAGGCAAAAAAAAGCGGCAAGCGTGTCCATGAGCTGGTCGGCACCACCGCTCCCGGCGCTTTGACGACCGCCTACACCATCTCCCTCGGCGACCCCGAGCAGATGATGGTGCAGGCACAAAAATATTCCCATCGGGCGCTGTTGAAGGTGAAGGTCGGAACTGCCGACGACGCATCGCGCATTCGCGCCGTGCGCCAGGGGGCGCCGGAAAGCAAAATCATCCTCGACGCGAACGAGGGCTGGACGGAGGACAATCTGGCCGTCCATTTCGCGGCCTGCGCGGAAAACGGCATCTCTCTCATCGAGCAGCCGTTGCCCGCAGGCCGGGATCAAGCGCTCGCGTCAATCGCGCACCCGGTGCCGGTCTGTGCCGACGAAAGCGTGCACGGAACGGACGATCTCAAGGGATTGGCCGGACGCTATGATGCGGTCAACATCAAACTCGACAAGACCGGTGGGTTGACCGAGGCGCTTCGCATGCGCGCCGCAGCCGAAGCGCTGGGGCTCAAGATCATGGTCGGCTGCATGGTCGGCAGCTCGCTCGCCATGGCGCCGGCGATACTCGTCGCCCAGGGCGTCGATTTCGTCGATCTCGACGGTCCGCTCCTGCTTGCTGAAGACCGCAAGCCCGGCCTGCGCTACGAAGCCTCTCTCGTCTTTCCGCCCGAGACCAGCCTCTGGGGCTGA
- a CDS encoding MFS transporter, which yields MIPSSAPSNVGPPPRRFALRIALLFCAPLIVNGFAMPYFPVWLSTLSMTDFEIGVVLAIPMFIRVITAPLAGVLADRIGERVIVLIWSAVLSLATAFILFYAHSFWPVLVIYALQSAVYSPYVPIVEAIALSGVRRWGFDYAHMRVWGSVAFIGATMLGGWMIGRFGGPMVLPAMAMGFGLMILMALAAPRVGRPRRPSPITALTEPPPKSLRQPDLQLLLVGVTLVNSSHAMLFAFSAIYWQHIGYSGTQIGVLWSAGVAAEVLMFFFAKAIIRRFSVWTMIFSGCGLAVVRWLIFPMDLGFSGYFVLQCFHAFTYAIMHTGMQHKLVERVAEEQEASAQGLYFFYTGFFTAIFTFLSGYFYAWFGVNGFYSMSAVAFAGCCFAFAGWYLQPQRLVSGGKTREAS from the coding sequence ATGATTCCCTCATCCGCGCCCTCGAATGTGGGGCCTCCGCCGCGTCGGTTCGCGCTCCGCATAGCGCTGCTCTTTTGTGCGCCGTTGATCGTCAACGGCTTTGCCATGCCGTATTTCCCGGTCTGGCTGAGCACCCTGTCAATGACCGACTTCGAGATCGGCGTCGTCCTTGCCATCCCCATGTTCATTCGCGTGATTACCGCGCCGCTCGCCGGTGTGCTTGCGGATCGGATCGGAGAGCGGGTGATCGTGCTGATCTGGTCCGCCGTGCTCTCCCTCGCAACGGCCTTCATTCTTTTCTACGCGCACAGCTTCTGGCCGGTCCTCGTCATCTACGCGCTGCAGTCGGCGGTTTATTCGCCCTATGTGCCGATCGTCGAGGCGATCGCGCTCTCGGGCGTGAGGCGCTGGGGCTTCGACTATGCTCATATGCGCGTATGGGGATCGGTCGCCTTTATCGGCGCGACCATGCTGGGCGGCTGGATGATCGGCAGGTTTGGCGGTCCGATGGTCTTGCCAGCGATGGCCATGGGTTTTGGGCTGATGATCCTCATGGCCTTGGCGGCCCCGCGCGTCGGCCGGCCGCGCCGTCCATCGCCGATCACCGCCCTGACCGAGCCGCCGCCGAAATCGCTCCGCCAGCCCGACCTGCAATTGCTGCTGGTCGGCGTCACGCTGGTCAACAGCAGCCATGCCATGCTCTTCGCCTTCTCGGCCATCTACTGGCAGCATATCGGCTACAGCGGCACGCAGATCGGAGTACTCTGGAGCGCCGGCGTGGCAGCCGAGGTGCTGATGTTCTTTTTCGCAAAGGCCATCATCCGGCGCTTCAGTGTGTGGACAATGATCTTCTCCGGCTGCGGACTTGCCGTCGTGCGCTGGCTGATCTTCCCGATGGATCTCGGCTTTTCCGGCTATTTCGTCCTGCAGTGTTTCCACGCCTTCACTTATGCGATCATGCACACGGGCATGCAGCACAAGCTGGTCGAAAGGGTTGCAGAAGAGCAGGAGGCTTCGGCGCAGGGCCTCTACTTCTTCTACACCGGCTTCTTCACGGCGATATTCACGTTCCTCTCGGGCTATTTCTACGCGTGGTTCGGCGTCAACGGTTTCTATTCAATGTCGGCCGTCGCCTTTGCGGGCTGTTGTTTCGCTTTTGCCGGCTGGTATCTTCAGCCCCAGAGGCTGGTCTCGGGCGGAAAGACGAGAGAGGCTTCGTAG
- a CDS encoding UDP-2,3-diacylglucosamine diphosphatase encodes MTAASVSQQNSVRKLRTLFISDVHLGSKAAKTDYLLDFLRHHEAETIILVGDIVDGWRLKRSWYWPQPCNDVVQKLLRKARKGSRIIYIPGNHDEFMRDFPGVHFGGIEVAQRHMHKAADGRNYLVLHGDEFDVVVRNARVLAYLGDWAYDMAIAINIGLAAIRRRLGMPYWSFSSWAKLQVKHAVNFIGEFQKVVAEEARRHDAQGVICGHIHHAVIEDIGDVRYINTGDWVESCTAIAEHYDGRMELITWHRMRGGMVEVESSDEAEKMLARVLAPQAA; translated from the coding sequence ATGACCGCAGCATCGGTATCCCAACAGAACTCGGTTCGGAAACTGCGGACTCTCTTCATCTCCGACGTCCACTTGGGCTCGAAGGCGGCCAAGACCGATTACCTGCTCGACTTCCTGCGCCATCACGAGGCGGAAACCATCATCCTCGTCGGCGATATCGTCGATGGCTGGCGCCTGAAGCGCAGCTGGTATTGGCCGCAACCCTGCAACGACGTGGTCCAGAAACTGTTGCGCAAGGCCCGCAAAGGCTCCCGTATCATCTACATTCCCGGCAATCATGATGAGTTCATGCGGGATTTCCCGGGCGTGCACTTCGGCGGCATAGAGGTGGCCCAGCGCCACATGCACAAAGCCGCGGACGGGCGCAACTATCTCGTCCTGCATGGCGACGAATTCGACGTCGTGGTGCGCAATGCGCGCGTGCTCGCCTATTTGGGCGACTGGGCCTACGACATGGCGATCGCGATCAATATCGGGCTCGCGGCAATCCGCCGTCGTCTCGGCATGCCGTACTGGTCCTTTTCCTCCTGGGCAAAGCTGCAGGTCAAGCACGCGGTGAATTTCATCGGCGAGTTCCAGAAGGTCGTTGCCGAGGAGGCGCGCCGGCATGATGCGCAGGGCGTCATCTGCGGGCATATTCATCACGCGGTGATCGAGGACATCGGCGATGTCCGCTATATCAACACCGGCGACTGGGTCGAAAGCTGCACGGCGATCGCCGAGCATTACGACGGCCGGATGGAGCTTATCACCTGGCACCGCATGCGCGGCGGCATGGTCGAGGTGGAAAGCTCCGACGAGGCCGAGAAGATGCTGGCGCGTGTCCTCGCGCCGCAGGCCGCCTGA